In Methanofollis aquaemaris, the genomic window GTTGAAAAGGGGGTATGACCACCTATGCGACAGCACGGGGTCTTCTTCGTCCTTCTCATGCTCATGACTGTGCTACCGGCATCGGCGTTTTCCTCATATGAGGTCGCCCCCTGGGGCGGGGCTGTCCCTGACAGTGCCGGGGTCGTTCCGGTGCCGCTCGCGTGGTGGGAGGTGCCGATCCCGGTCCTCCTCCTCTTCTTCCTCCTCCCCATTCTTCCGGCATCTTTTTTCGGACTGTTCTGGATGCTGAAGGTCTGTGTGTCCCTGGGTTTCAAACAGGTGCATAGGGGAGCTCTGCTGGCCAACCGAACAAGGCGCCAGGTCTACGACCACATCAGGGCGCACCCGGGGATCGGGTTCGCCGTCCTGAGCCGCGACCTGGGGGTGAAC contains:
- a CDS encoding winged helix-turn-helix transcriptional regulator is translated as MRQHGVFFVLLMLMTVLPASAFSSYEVAPWGGAVPDSAGVVPVPLAWWEVPIPVLLLFFLLPILPASFFGLFWMLKVCVSLGFKQVHRGALLANRTRRQVYDHIRAHPGIGFAVLSRDLGVNRGTIRYHLAVLEQFGAITIWKNGRSVGYFENSGKYSESERRALAGLSEAEREICTILAISPGSTRSEVAASLGVAGSTVSWHVGRLARRGVVAVKKEGREVRYDLCPPASLAVRE